From a region of the Pristiophorus japonicus isolate sPriJap1 unplaced genomic scaffold, sPriJap1.hap1 HAP1_SCAFFOLD_124, whole genome shotgun sequence genome:
- the LOC139242170 gene encoding probable G-protein coupled receptor 139: VTIMILSRGKCGLSKCVTRYLVAMATADLLVMILDLILRHIPIRYKEQFIFVYSIPLCNIHAVLLYAATDCSVWFTITFTFDRFVAICCQKLKTKYSTERTAAVVLGTVTVLSCLKNIPWYFMFSGWYVLGNNPWFCDVYYTNYASLGWAVFEILHYILTPCVPFILILLLNALTVRHILLASRARRRLRGHSSGESPRDPEMESRRKSMILLFVISGNFILLWAMYMVVLVENRIGWITHFVNIPMSVTELGYMLQQLSCCTNTGIYAVTQTKFREQWKNVLKYPFV; the protein is encoded by the coding sequence gtgacgataatgatcctgtcccggggaaagtgtggactctccaaatgtgtcactcgttacctggtggccatggcaacagcggatctactggtcatgatcctggatctgatactgaggcacattccgattcgttataaggaacagtttattttcgtgtattccatccccctgtgtaatatccacgccgtcctgctctatgcagccacagactgttctgtctggttcaccatcactttcaccttcgatcgatttgtggccatttgttgccagaagctgaaaactaaatatagcaccgagagaacggcggctgtggttctgggaacagtgactgtgctgagctgtttaaagaaCATACCCTGGTATTTTATGTTCTCAGGTTGGTATGTGCTAGGTAACAACCCCTGGTTTTGTGATGTGTATTACACTAATTATGCATCACTGGGCTGGGCAGTATTCGAAATACTTCATTATATTCtaaccccgtgtgtcccatttattctgatcctgctgctcaatgctctcactgtcagacacattttactggccagcagagctcgcaggagactccggggtcacagcagtggggagagtcccagagaccccgagatggagagtcgcaggaaatccatgattttattgtttgttatctcggggaatttcatcttGTTGTGGGCAATGTATATGGTGGTTCTTGTGGAAAACCGGATTGGTTGGATTACACATTTTGTAAATATACCTATGTCTGTAACTGAACTGGGATACATGCTGCAGCAGCTGAGTTGCTGTACAAACACTGGGATTTACgccgtgacacagactaagttccgggagcagtggaagaatgtgctgaaatatccctttgtt